In Haladaptatus cibarius D43, the sequence GCGCTGAACCTGCTGGAGTGCCCGGACGAGCGTGGACTGCTCCCCGAGGGCGCGCACGTCGCCGTTGACGAGAACGCGCGACGAGGATTCCGTCATTCGTGGCCGACTGAGCACGTCGAGAATAACGGATTCGGAATCGACACCCGCACTCTCTGCGATGTCGGTTTCGTATTCACGAACCGTTTCGTGGTCGGCATCGATGATTTCGTCCGGAACGTCCGGCATCTCCGCCCAGACGGCACGTTTGTACAGGTCGCGGTGGGAGAGTCGGCGAGCGGATTCGGCGGTTTCCGGCGTTGCGCGAAGCGCCACGAGCAAATCGTGGTCGTCCATCCGGCGCAACTGCTCAGCGTCGATGTCCGGTTCGGACAGCAGTCGTTCACTCGCCCGCTGGAGCATCGCCTTACTGATTCGCGTGACGTGGTGGTTGTACACCGTCGGATTCATCAGCGCACGAGCGACGAGCAGGCTTTCTGCGGTCTGGACGTTCCCCTCCGCGAGGACGAGTTCACCGTCGAGAAAGGTCAGTTCACGCGTGAGTCGTTCGTGGTCGATGGTTCCGTAGGGAACGCCCGTGTGGTGAGCATCCCGAACGAGGTAGTCCATCCTGTCCACGTCGAGTTCGCCGGAGACGACCTGTCCGAGTTCGCCTGCTCCCGCGATGAGTCCGGCGATGGTGTCCGGGTCTAAGTCGTGTTTGCGAAGCACGTCGCCGACTTCCGATTCGGAGATGAGGTCGTGAACGTCGTCGTGGTATTTGCCCGTACGTCGGTGAATGAGTTCTTCGATGGTGTGGCTGTACGGGGAATGGCCGATGTCGTGGAGGAGGGCCGCGGCGCGGACTCGTTCTGCCTGCGTTCCCTCGATACCGAGATTCGTGAGAGCTTCGCAGGCGAGATGGTAGACGCCGAGGCTGTGTTCGAATCGGGTGTGATTCGCCGAAGGGTAGACGAAACGAGCGGTGCCGAGTTGCGTGATATGCCGAAGTCGCTGGACGGCGGGCGTGTCCAACAGGTCACGTGCCACTCCCACTACGTCGATGTGGTCGTGGACGCTGTCCTTGATCGTCTTCATTGAATACAGGTTGGTTCGTCATCCTATAAAAATCGAAGGACGAAATTACGGCACGAGAGTCGAACGGAAAATTTCCACAAACGACGAAAACTTAACCGCACGAATCACAACTGTTCCACCATGGCAACGTTTCTTTCCGGGGGAACCGGAACCCCCAAACTTCTGGATGGCGCGCTTTCGATCTTCTCGCCCGCCGAAACGACCGTCGTCGGAAACACGGGTGACGACGTGGAGTTGGGCGGCCTGCTCGTCTGTCCCGACATCGACACTGTCCTGTTCCAACAGGACGACGAACTGAACCGCGAGACGTGGTGGGGAATCGCGGACGACACGACCGAAACGCACGACGAACTGCTTCGACTTGCGGAGTCCGCGGGATTGGACGATGGCCCGCGATACCTTCCCGACGACCAACAGACTGCCGGGCGGAAAATCGCCAGCTGGCGGCGATTTTCCGGCGTTGCAGAGTTCATGCTTCTCGGTGACCGCGACCGGGCAGTTCACGTCACGCGAACTGGTTTGCTGGACGAGGGGAACAGCCTCACCGAAACCACCCGAGTTCTGGCCGACGCCTTCGATTCGCCGCTCGACATCGTTCCGATGAGTGACGACCCGGTGGCGAGCATCATCCACACACCAGAAGGCGAACTGCATTTTCAGGAGTTCTGGGTCGCACGCGGCGGCGACCCCGAGGTAACCGACGTGGAGTTCCGCGGCGCGGATGACGCGGAGGCGTCATCCGCCGCGCTTTCCGCGCTAACCGAGGAACCGGTCGTCATCGGCCCGTCGAATCCGGTGACGAGCATCGGCCCGATGCTGGCAATCGACGAGGTTCGGGAGGCGCTCGAAACGGCGACAGTAGTCGCCGTCTCGCCGTTCGTGGAAGACCGCGTTTTCTCCGGGCCAGCAGGGAAACTGATGGACGCAGTCGGCTACGAACCGAGCACCGCTGGCGTGGCCGAAGCGTACCCCTTCGTAGACGCATTCGTGTTGGACGAAGAAGACAGCACAACTCTCGACCGACCGGTGGTCAGAACGGACACGAAGATGGACGACGCGGCGGACGCAGAGCGCGTCGCCCGCGCGGTGAAAGAAGCAATAGAGGAAGCAAAAGCGATGGAGATCGCCTGATGTTTTCGCCTCGTGTGGCCTTGGCCAGCCTTTCGGGAGAATCCGACGCCGAGTGGGCGATGGCTGGCGCGGAGTACGCTGGCGCGGCGTTTCTGGGCGGTATCGCGCTGGACGAGCAGACGCGAACTGCGGCGCGAAAGCTGGTTTCTCGTGACCGAACCGAGTTCCTGTCTGACGACCCAATCGAGTTCGTTGACCACCAACTCGAAGAACTGTCCGGCACGCCGATTCGACCGGGGTTCAACGTCCGCTCCGCGACGCTTCCGCCGATTCGGGCAGTTGCGGAGGTCTGTCGAGAACACGATGCGATAGTTGAAATCAACGCCCACTGTCGCCAAGAAGAGATGTGTGAAACCGGCGCGGGACAGTCGCTCCTCCGAAATCCAGATCGACTGTGCGAGCAGGTTCGAGTGGCGAACGAAACGGGTGCAACCGTCAGCGTCAAACTGCGAACCGAGGTTTCCGGCGTCGATTTGCCGAACCTCGCCCGCCGGGTCACTGATATGGGTGCAGCAATCATCCACGTAGATGCGATGGATTCGGAGCACGTAATCGCGGACATTGCCGAAACGACGGATTGCTTTCTCATAGCGAACAACGGCGTTCGTGACGAGGCGACAGTGTTCGAATATCTCGAACACGGCGCCGATGCGGTGAGCATCGGCCGCCCGAGCGACCGCCCGGAAGTCCTCTCTCGCGTGCGCCGCGCGACCGACGAGTGGTTCGCGGAGGTCGTCGCATGACGCCAGCGGAGCACGCGCAACTCGCGCTTCTGCTGGAAGTGGCGGGAACGCCGAAACCCGGCAACGTAGACCGCGACAGGGATTTCCCCGATTTGCGATTCGAGCATTTCCTCGCCGGGTCAATCGGTTCCGGTGCGGGGTTGCGCGCCGCCGAAACCGGCACATCGGTCGGCGAAGCGTTCGAAGAAGCGGTTGCGGACATGAGCCAGCAGAGCGGCGGCAACACGCAGTTTGGGGCACTCTGTCTGTTGGTTCCGCTAGTGAAAGCGACGGCCGCAGACACCTGCTCACCCGAATCTGTGTCGAAAGTCGCCGAGGGAACCAGCGCCGAGGATGCGGTGGGGTTCTATCGCGCGTTCGACCACGTCAACGTGTTCGTGGATGACCCGCCGGAGGGTGCCGACGAGTTCGACGTGCGGCGGGGAAGCGACGCGATTCCGACCGTTCGAGAGGCAGGACTCACGCTATACGACGTGATGGAACTCGGCGCGGACGAGGACGGTATCGCTCACGAATGGACGAATGGGTTCGAACGAACGTTCGAAGCGGGCGAACGAATCGCAGAACTGGACGGGTCGCTTTCGGGCCGCGGCGCGCGGGTGTACCTGGAACTGCTCGCGCACGAACCGGACACGTTCGTGGCGAAAAAGTACGGAAAGAAAACGGCAGAAAGTGTCCGCGTAAGAGCGCAGGAAGCACTGCAAGAGGTTAGAAAGGGTGACCCGGAACTGCTACATGCGTTCTCGGATTCGCTGGTCGAGGATGGAATCAACCCCGGAACGACCGCCGACATCGTGGCAGGAGGTCTCTTCGTCGCGTTGGAACGAGGAATACGACCGTGAGCAGTCGAACGGAATCGGACTGGCCGGTCGAACTGCGGGGCGTGACCGAATCCATCGTCACGACGCTCGGGCCGAACGACCTGTGGAACGTGGCCGCATTGGGGCTTCACGCCGAGAACCCCGTCACTGCGAAGACGTGGGGGAACACCCGAACTCGGCGGAACTTCCACCGGCAGGGCGGCGGCGTAATTCAGTTTACGCGCGACCCGGTGGATTTCGTCGATGCGACGCTCTCGATTCGAGAGGAAGAGGGTGCCATCTTGGATTCCGCGGACGCGTGGGTCGAAGTCGAAGTCGAGCAGGTCGATTCGGGGAAATCGAACGGCACGAACTGGGAACGGTGGGAACTCGTCCCCATCGAATCCAAAAACCTGACCGAGCGCGTCCCGACCGTCAACCGCGGCTTTTCGGCAATCGTGGAGGCAACCGTGGCCGTTTCGCGCCTCGAGGTCGATGCCTACGACACCCCGGAACTTCGGGCACGGTTGGACTATTTCGAGGAAGTCGCTCGGAAATGCGGCGGCGAGCGCGAGCAGGAGGCGTTCGATAAGGTTCGGGAACTTGCAGAGTGGTGAATACGCCGGGGTTTTATCTTGAAATCACATCTCGGCAGAAGAAGTACCGGATGCTGTCGGGGGAACCACTATATTACCAAACTGTTCAGTAATAGACTAGATGAGCGATTTCGTCGTCTCGGTTTTCATTGTGGTCTTTTTCGTGCAGTTCTTGCTGTGGGTCGTCATGGAAATCGACATTCGAGGGACAGAAAATCCCAATCTGAAATGGTTCGCCAGAATCGCCCTCTCTCCGGGTGTCGGGCTACTCGTCTCTGTGTGGTACTTTTTCAACCGGAGCGACCTCCGCGGAGGTTCCGACGGCGCTCGGGACGCGGACGACGACTGACTTTTCTCCGACCGGCAAACGATTCAAAAGACGTATCAAGCGCGCTCGCACTACCCGCCGAGTATGCAACCTCGGTTCGTGGGACGACTGTCGCTCGCCGACGCGGTGACCGTTTCGAACGGCGCGCTCGGTTTTCTGGCGATTTCGGTTGCAACCACGAACCCGGAGCTGGCCGCGCGCCTCGTTCTGCTGGCGGCAGTAGCGGACGGATTGGACGGCGTCCTCGCGCGACACGTCGGCAGTTCGTCGGCAGGGCCGTATCTCGATTCACTGGCCGACGTGGCGTCGTTTGCGGTTGCCCCTGCGATGCTGGTGGTCAGCATGGTGCGCCAAACGTGGCTCTCCAGCTCGCTTCGCATCAGTATCGCGCTCCTCGGCGGGGCGCTGTTCGTCGGTATGGCAATCGTCAGACTCGGCCTGTACACCGCCTACGACACCGATGACGACGTGACGGAAGGCGTTCCGACCACGCTTGCGTCGGTCATCCTCGCGGCAGGGGTGCTTGCGGGCTTCACCGAACCACTGGTGCTCGTCGCGCTCACGTTCGTCCTCGCGGGACTGATGGTTTCCACGATAACCTATCCCGACCTGTTGGCCCGCGACGCCCTCATCATGGGCGTCGTTCATTCGCTGGCGGTGCTCGTTCCCAACGTTCAGGGGCGAGCGTTCCCCTACGCGCTGTTGACGCTGGCGCTCGCGTATCTCGTCCTCTCGCCGCATTTTTACTGGCGGACGACGGAGCCCGCGCCGACCGGGACGACAGAAGGGAAACGCTCTTGATGGCTACGGCCCGATTTTTCCGCATATGAGAGCAACGGCTCAGCCGGGGGTGGACGCATGAGCGACGAAGACGCCGAGGAGACGCAGGAAGAAGCCGAATCCGAGGAATCCGAGGTCGAAACCGTCGATGCGGAAACCATCGAGGAACAACTCGACCAAGCGGAATCGGAACTCGAAAGCGCCGAGACGGAAGCCGACCTCGACGTAGTCGAAGCACAACTCGACAAAATCGAGGGACTCCTCGAAAGCGCGGACATTCCGGAACCGGACGACGAAGACGAGGACGACCCGCGTGAGGAACTGGAAGGACGCCTCTCCGACCTCCGCGACGAACTCGAAGACCAGCGCGGTCCATACGCCGAGGACGTTATCAGCGACGTAGAGGACGCCGCCTCGACCATCCAAGACACTCGCTGGACGGACACGGGAAGCGCCGAACTTGTCGATGTCGTCGAAACCTTCGCGGAACGCGTACAGGACATCCTCGATACGGATTTCACCGTGACGCTATCGCGCAACGCGGACGACCTCGCGGAAGTCCTCGAAAACGCCGCTGTCGCGGTCGGTGACGCCGACCTAGACCCCGACGAGGATGCGGACACCATCGAGGCGCTCGTTGAAGCTACAGTGGAGCTACAAGACGGAATCGAGGGCGCAGAGGAGTGGAGCGACCTGGAAACGCGCGAACAACTCGAAGCCGAAGGGTTCTACGACGTGCTCGACCACCGCAAAGATTACCCGCCGGAGTGGCACGCTCTGAAAGTTTGGGAGAAAAAAGACCGCGCGGACATGGTTCTGCTCGCGCTCGATTCGCTGCAATCGAACTTCATGGAGCGCCACTGCCTCGAATCGCTCGAACGGATGGGCAACGCGGAAGCCATCGAACCGATGCTTGAGCGCGCGAACCGCCGCGACAAGGACGCCATCAGTATCCTCGGCAAAATCGGGAGCGACGAAGCCGTAGACGGCATCATCGATTACGTCGATGCCGACCCCGGAATGGCGAAAACCGTCATCAAGGCGCTCGGCGAAATCGGTAGCGACGAGACGACCCAAGACGTCGCAAACCAACTCGTCGCCGACGACGAGGACGTTCGTAGCTACGCCGCGCGCGCCCTCGGCCGCATCGGTGACACCCGCGCTATCGACCCGCTCACGGACACCCTCGAAAACGACGAGTCGGATTCTGTTCGTGCGAGCGCCGCATGGGCACTGAACCAAATCGGCACGAAGCGCGCACTCGATGCAGTGCGTGATTACTCCGACGACCGCTCGTTCCTCGTCCAGAGCGAGGCCGAGAAGGCCTTATAGTCGGTCGTAAGGACTCCTTACTGTTCTATAATCGACTCATAACAAAGGGTGCCACCAGCCTGTTTTAGTTCTGAGGCATGGCGACCGAACCCGCCCGAATCGGCGTGTGTCCGAACTGCGACGGGAGCATTACGCGAGGCTATCTTCTCATCGAGTACGAAACCGAAACCGGGCCGGAGCGGTTCGCCGAATGTCCCGACTGTCGGGAAATCGTCCATCCGGGGCAATAGACCGGAAAATCACTCGATGAACGGAATCAGTGCGCGAGTAGCGTGGCTAAGAACTGAAGCGTAAATCCGATAGCCATCACGAACGCGCCGATGCGACCGATTGACGTGTATTCTCTCACTTCCATCGGTGAAATGTCGATGGTGTAATCGTTGTACTCGGAGTCGTACTCGATGTAGTCCGGCAGTTGGAAGAACTCGAAAAAGATGAGAACTGCACCGAGGGCACCCAACGCGTGTCCCGTCAGTTCGAGTGCAAACGGAATTTCGACCATACCGACAACGGGTACGTCGGTGACAAAAATTTTCCGCTCCGAGCGTTTATAACCGAAGACGGAACCACTCCGGTTTGTGTCCCGCAGGGTCGTCCTCCTCGTCTGTTTCGTCGTCGCATCGACGCTCGGTACCCCGTTCGGTGCACCGTTCGGTGCACCGTTCGTTGCGCCATCGGAAGCGACGGCAACAGTACCGAATCAATCGCCGGAAATCGTTGCTGTCTACCCGAATCCGGTGGCGAACGAGGACGCGGGGGAGTTCGTGGTCGTCTCGTTTCCGCGACCGACGAATCTCTCGACGTGGTCGCTGTCGGACGGCGGGGAAACCGCCACACTTCCGAACGTGACGATTTCCGGGATGGTTGCGTTTTCGACCGCCCCGAACCGCACCGCGAATCTTACCGAGTTTCGGACGCTCCCACTCCGAAACATCTCGCTGGCGAACGCGGGTGAAACCGTCACACTTCGGAAACGGATGAGCGACGATTCGGCCGACGAATCGTCGCCCGGCAACGATTCCGTCGTCGATTCGGCCACCTACACCGACGCTCCGGAAAGCGAACTTTGGCGACCGAACAGCAGTTCGTGGGTTCCGCTGGGAGCGACGGACAGGCCGATTGTACGCACCAACGCATCTACGGCCCGCGTGTTCGTTCTTCCCGACAGTCCTGCTGTGCCCATCGAAACCTTACAATCGGCGGACGACCGCATTCTGCTGGCGGGCTATTCGTTCGTCTCCGAAGACATCGGCGACGAACTCGTTTCCGCCGTAAATCGCGGTGTCACAGTCCGACTGGTCGTGGACGACGCACCCGTCGGGGGAATCACTCACCAGCAAGCAGTTGCGCTCGACAGACTCACCGAGCAGGGAATCGACATCGAAGTCATCGGCGGTGCACACGCGCGCTACGCTTTCCATCACCCGAAATACGCGGTCGTTGACGACCGGGGAATCGTTCTCACCGAGAACTGGAAACCGTCGGGGGTCGGCGGTCACGCAAGCCGTGGCTGGGGTGCTGTCGTCCGCGGCGAACCCGCACGGGAGTTAGCCGAGATTTACCACGCCGACACCTCGTGGCACGACACGGTTTCGTGGTCGCAGTTCAGGAAGGGCAAATCGTTCACGTCCGACTCGCCAGCGAACGAAAGCTATCCGACACAGTTCGAACCGAAAACGGTTCCAGTCGAATCCGTAACCGTGCTGGCCGCACCTGACAACGCGGAAGAAGGCGTCATATCGCTTCTCCAGTCCGCAAATCGGTCGATTGCCGTCCAGCAGATGGCAATCAGCGAGCCGAAACAACCGTTCGTGCAGGCCACGCTGGCCGCCGCCCGCCGCGGCGTCGAGGTTCGCGTCCTCCTGAGCAGCACGTGGTACGTCGAAGACGACAACGGAAAAATAGTGGATTGGTTGAACGAGCGCGCAGAAAAAGAGAGCCTCCCGCTCGAAGCAAAACTTGCAGAGCCGAGAGGATACGAAAAAATCCACGCAAAAGGCGTCATCGTGGACGAGCGCCACGTCGTCGTCGGCAGTCTCAACTGGAACAACCACTCGGCACGGGAAAACCGCGAAGTCGCGCTCGTGCTCCACGGCAAACAGGCGGGAGCGTACTACACGAACGTTTTCGATGCGGATTGGGGAGAAACAGACGACCGATTCCCCGTCGGTCTCGGTGTAGTCACTGTGCTTGGACTCGGTGGTGCAGTGTGGCTCGCAAAAAAGGAGGTGACGTTCGCGTAGTTGCGTAGTTGCTTAGTCTTCCTGCTGATGCCCGACAGTCGTACTCTGGAGCGCTTCGTCCAGTTCCGCGTCGGCCATCTTCTCCACGAGGGCGTCGAGAACCTGCTCGCGCATCCCTTTAACGAACTTGATGCTCCCGACGACGAGGTGGCCGCCGCCGCTAACGCCGCCGCCCACGATTTCCTCGTTCAGTTCGGAAACCATTTCCGGGATGTCGAGGCGGACACCGTCACTGCGAAGGACGGCGAAGTCCGGCCCGAAGCCGATGGTGATGACGGGTTCGCCCGTCTCCTGTACCTTCCGGTCGTGGATTTCGCCGGTCGTCTTCCCCGGTGGTGGGTAGGTGAATCGGTAGGCATGGTTTTCGACGTCCACGCGATAGAGGTGGGCCTCGCTCGCCAGTCGCTCGTGTTGGACGTGCGGCATCGCGGCGTCGAGTTGCTGTTCGGTGTCCGAGCGCGCGCGTTCTGCGAGGAACGAGACGAGTTCCTTGTGTCGTTCTTCGTCGTCACAACCGACGTTGAGCACGTCGTTGATGAGGTTCCGTCCGGGGTCGTATTTCAGCCAGAACGCCTCGTAGTCGAGTGCTTCGCCCATATCCGTCAGGAACTCCTCGCTGTAGCCTTCCGATTCAGCGAGTTCGACGTAGTCGGTCATCGCGTTGGCTTTCGAGCGGTCGGAAATTCCCGCGACTGCGGGGACGTGTCGAAGTTCCTCGGTGATGTCCGGGCAAATCATCCGCGCGAGTTCGACACACATCATACCCGTCGTGATGCGGTAATCCTCGTCGTAGAGGTACGGGTTGACGTGGCCGTCGGTGTAGGGTTCAACTGCCTCCGGGTCTGGGTGATGGTGGTCAACCACGAGAATCGGGATGTCGTAGTGAGCCAGATTCTCGTAGGCGGGCACGTCTTCCTCCGTGCTCCCGTTGTCCAGCATGAGCAAGAGCGGGAGTTTTTGGCCGTGTCGCGCTTGGTCTTCGAGTGCGAAGTTCAGGTCGCGCGTCACGTCCTCCATCTCGTAGAAGGGTGCCTTGCTCGGCAGGCGCTTGAACAGATGTCGTTTCGCGTCGGGGTCTTGGTGTGTCTGTTCGATGAATCGCTGGAGTGCGAGTTCGACCGGAAGGCTAGCACACATTCCGTCACCATCAGCGTGGTGGCGGACGCGAATCGGGCGGCTTTCCAGCACCGTCCGGCGGAGTTGCTTTGCGATGTCGCGCAGGTCGGGGAACAACTGTTCGAGCGCGGGCCAGTCCACGAGCGGTTCGGTTTCGTGCGGTTCCGCGCGCTCGTCGAGCGCAGTTTTGAGTCGGTCACGGACGACATCTTCTTCATCGCCGTCCAGTGCGTCGAGCGAGGTCGCTTCGACTTGGAGCGCGCCGTCGCGCTCTTCGACAACGCCAACGAGGTGAACCACGTCGCCGATGTCGATTTCGGGGTGCGCGCGAACGCCAGCTTCTTCGAACGCGGCGCAGGGAACGACGCCCGTGTCGTCGCTGACGTGGAAAATCGTCGGGCCGCCGGTCTGTTTGATTTGGACGACTTCGCCTTCGAGGTGGACGGTTTCGCCGACTTGGTCGCCGAGGGTGCCCGTTTCGGCGACCTTGTACTCGTGGGCGACTGCGACGGTTTCGTAGTCGTCGGGGTCGGCGGGGACGAAGCTCAGGTCGCCGTTCTCCCTGACTTCGAGGAGTTTGACGATGAGGTCGTCGCCAACGTCATACGACTGCGAAAGGTTCGATTCGTGAACGAGGCCAGAGACAGAGTCGGAAAGGTCAACGAATACACCGTAGTCAACGACGCCGTTGACGGCTGCGTGGTACTGTTCTCCCTCGGAAATGTCCGAGAGGGTACAGTCCGCCGCGAGGTCGTACACGACGGAATCGTCGGCCCTCTCATCGGGACCGGAATCAGCGGATGTCATCTTGTCCGTTCTTTCGGTGGCGCTATTTTTAACGCTTTGCAACTTGGTGCCGCGTGTGCGTAGGACAGACATGTGTAATCGGTAACAACATGTGCCAAACGGTAGCAACGGCCGCTCAAAACCGATAGCAATCGCGGGGCGTTCGCAACGTTTAGAACGCGGGGTACCGGAGTGTTTGCTATGCCGCTGTTCCGGTCGAACGAAATCCTGGGAATCGCGGAAGAGGCATTGGTGTTCGCACTCGAAGCGTCCCGTGACTCCCATCCAAACGAGTACATGGGATTCCTCCGCGGCGAGCCCGCCAACAAACTCGGACTCGACCGCAAGGGAATCGTCATCACGGACATCCTCGTCATGCCCGGTACCGAATCGAACAGCGTGAGCGCGACGGTGAAGACGAGCACCGTCCCCAACGACCGCAATGCGGTCGGGTCGGTGCACTCCCATCCCAACGGCGTGCTCCGACCGAGCGACGCGGATTTGGCGACGTTCGGGCAGGGCGACGTTCACATCATTATCGGCGCGCCCTACGACCGGGATAGCTGGAAGGCGTTCGACCGGGAGGGCAAACCGCGAGTTCTCGACGTGTTGGACGTGGAACTTCCGGACGCGGAATCGTTTTTCGACTTTACGCAGGCAGACATCGATGAGGAGTTGAGAGAACAGTGACGCACGTCCTCGCGCAGGGAACTTTCGACATTCTGCATCCGGGGCACGTTCACTATCTCCGCGATGCTGCGGAAATGGGCGACCGACTCTCGGTCATCATCGCGCGGCGGGAGAACGTCACGCACAAGGAACCGCCGATTCTGCCGAATCGCCAGCGTCGGGATATGATTCAGGCGCTTGAGATGGTTGACCACGCGCGAGTCGGCCACCCTGAGGACATTTTCGCGCCCATCGAGGAACTCGACCCGGACATCATCGCGCTCGGCTACGACCAGCATCACGACGACGCGGCAATCGAGGCGGAACTCGACAGGCGCGGAATCGACTGCGTGGTTCGGCGCGCCTCGCCGCTCGACCCCGAAGCGTCCGAGGAACTGCTTTCGACGGGGCGAATCATCGACCGGATTTGCGAGGAGCGTTGCGACTAGCGATTTTCGATAGCAGGCCAATCGACCGCCGTTTCAGATAGAAACCCGTCCAACCAACAGGATGCGCCCGGATTCATGCCGAGTGCCCTACGCACGAGGCGCAAATCCCTGCGGGGAGGAATGGGGCCACGCAGGCGGGTGCGCCCGCTTCGGCGCACCTGCCTGCGTTCGATGCTGTCGTTTGGAGTCGGCAACAGCAGTCACGACAACGCCATCACTTTTGTAACCAAAATCTACAACCTATTTGCTCTCGCTACACACTCCAAACCGCCGCTAGCACACGACAAATTGAAGGTTTAGAACAATCTAATTTCGAGCAGTGATGTTGAGCGACGTGATGGAGGATTATCTGAAAGCCATCTACACGCTCCAGAAGGAAAGCGAGGAGCCGGTGGCGACCTCCGCAATCGCGGACTACCTCGGCGTGACGCCGCCGACGGTCACCAGCATGGTGGAGAAATTGGCCGACCGCGGCCTCCTCCACCGGGAAAAGTACAAAGGGGTGGAACTCACGGAGGAGGGCGAAACCGTCGCGCTCGAAGTGCTTCGCCACCATCGACTGCTGGAGTCGTATCTAACCGAGCATCTGGATTACTCCTGGAGCGAGGTGCACGAGGAGGCAGACCGCCTCGAACACCACATCAGCGAGGAGTTCGAACGCCGGGTTGCAGACGCCCTCGGCAATCCGACGGTTGACCCGCACGGCGACCCGATTCCGGACGCCGATCTCTCACCAATCGCGGAAGACGACACGACGCGACTCAGCGACCACGACTCCGGTGAAACGGTCGTCGTGGCGCGAGTCAGCGACCGCGACGAGGAAGAACTGCGCTATCTCTCGAATGCGGGAATCACGCCCGGAACCGAACTCGAAATCGTGGACGTGGCCCCGTTCGGCATGGTGACCGTGGCGGTCGAGGATAACGAACAGAGCCTTCCGGAGACCGTTGCGCGGTCGATTCGCGTCCGGGCAGTCGTCG encodes:
- a CDS encoding phospholipase D-like domain-containing protein, encoding MSRRVVLLVCFVVASTLGTPFGAPFGAPFVAPSEATATVPNQSPEIVAVYPNPVANEDAGEFVVVSFPRPTNLSTWSLSDGGETATLPNVTISGMVAFSTAPNRTANLTEFRTLPLRNISLANAGETVTLRKRMSDDSADESSPGNDSVVDSATYTDAPESELWRPNSSSWVPLGATDRPIVRTNASTARVFVLPDSPAVPIETLQSADDRILLAGYSFVSEDIGDELVSAVNRGVTVRLVVDDAPVGGITHQQAVALDRLTEQGIDIEVIGGAHARYAFHHPKYAVVDDRGIVLTENWKPSGVGGHASRGWGAVVRGEPARELAEIYHADTSWHDTVSWSQFRKGKSFTSDSPANESYPTQFEPKTVPVESVTVLAAPDNAEEGVISLLQSANRSIAVQQMAISEPKQPFVQATLAAARRGVEVRVLLSSTWYVEDDNGKIVDWLNERAEKESLPLEAKLAEPRGYEKIHAKGVIVDERHVVVGSLNWNNHSARENREVALVLHGKQAGAYYTNVFDADWGETDDRFPVGLGVVTVLGLGGAVWLAKKEVTFA
- a CDS encoding DHH family phosphoesterase, which encodes MTSADSGPDERADDSVVYDLAADCTLSDISEGEQYHAAVNGVVDYGVFVDLSDSVSGLVHESNLSQSYDVGDDLIVKLLEVRENGDLSFVPADPDDYETVAVAHEYKVAETGTLGDQVGETVHLEGEVVQIKQTGGPTIFHVSDDTGVVPCAAFEEAGVRAHPEIDIGDVVHLVGVVEERDGALQVEATSLDALDGDEEDVVRDRLKTALDERAEPHETEPLVDWPALEQLFPDLRDIAKQLRRTVLESRPIRVRHHADGDGMCASLPVELALQRFIEQTHQDPDAKRHLFKRLPSKAPFYEMEDVTRDLNFALEDQARHGQKLPLLLMLDNGSTEEDVPAYENLAHYDIPILVVDHHHPDPEAVEPYTDGHVNPYLYDEDYRITTGMMCVELARMICPDITEELRHVPAVAGISDRSKANAMTDYVELAESEGYSEEFLTDMGEALDYEAFWLKYDPGRNLINDVLNVGCDDEERHKELVSFLAERARSDTEQQLDAAMPHVQHERLASEAHLYRVDVENHAYRFTYPPPGKTTGEIHDRKVQETGEPVITIGFGPDFAVLRSDGVRLDIPEMVSELNEEIVGGGVSGGGHLVVGSIKFVKGMREQVLDALVEKMADAELDEALQSTTVGHQQED
- a CDS encoding Mov34/MPN/PAD-1 family protein; the encoded protein is MPLFRSNEILGIAEEALVFALEASRDSHPNEYMGFLRGEPANKLGLDRKGIVITDILVMPGTESNSVSATVKTSTVPNDRNAVGSVHSHPNGVLRPSDADLATFGQGDVHIIIGAPYDRDSWKAFDREGKPRVLDVLDVELPDAESFFDFTQADIDEELREQ
- a CDS encoding adenylyltransferase/cytidyltransferase family protein: MTHVLAQGTFDILHPGHVHYLRDAAEMGDRLSVIIARRENVTHKEPPILPNRQRRDMIQALEMVDHARVGHPEDIFAPIEELDPDIIALGYDQHHDDAAIEAELDRRGIDCVVRRASPLDPEASEELLSTGRIIDRICEERCD
- a CDS encoding metal-dependent transcriptional regulator, with protein sequence MLSDVMEDYLKAIYTLQKESEEPVATSAIADYLGVTPPTVTSMVEKLADRGLLHREKYKGVELTEEGETVALEVLRHHRLLESYLTEHLDYSWSEVHEEADRLEHHISEEFERRVADALGNPTVDPHGDPIPDADLSPIAEDDTTRLSDHDSGETVVVARVSDRDEEELRYLSNAGITPGTELEIVDVAPFGMVTVAVEDNEQSLPETVARSIRVRAVVEA